The Geotalea uraniireducens Rf4 genome window below encodes:
- a CDS encoding tetratricopeptide repeat protein, producing MSSKKDKFLESAQRFILKGQIDRAIKDYEQIVALDPKEIRHRQRLAELLVRAGRKEEAIGEYDAIGKYYADNGYFLKAIAVYKQIQKLDSGNIKVTLTLASLNEKQGLIGNALAEYGLSVDYYEKNGQLSEALKVIEQMLAIDADNPATCQKYAEMLYVMGVHEKAYQTFTQLSQSLKKRGNEYAFEQVNARIGVLFPDRQEPSLEMLAEQVKNGDVENAIPKLSGLIKKDSSNLHAWKLLVEAYRLKEDSERLKLTFSLIIRMFPDELFAREGIINCAFNEGDFNDAVELLSLHVPYFEAQGAHPALEALYLKFLERSSDDGRIIAGLKSLYEKIGDGEKLAALESRLNTWLVILPAEEEPVDSEIPLTFDDADVAEEQSSAFPAEQLEAAETVITAESSEPSEPEWEEEIYLAIDDEGGEEAAAPFVPEPEPVLQVEKIPAVDELDSAVEDEEVGAELTFDTNQPIEFDFEESPLIPPDNEDDLLQPAEEVAISEVLEPQEMDFPEPAYVSGEAETAEALNDSARKEEITSFAMGEPAEDIGEESALFSLDISEDMDEFLDQFDELLTLPLEAEPVVSAKFDKYSWDGMFSEFKKGIDAQVDVGDTETHYDLGIAYKEMGLFDDAIKEFQNASLNPQRKVDCLTLQAVCYREKGEFGMAEELLQNGVGLEELAGAELLSLKYELAFLYENSGRMDDAFSIYSEVNAVNPDFHGVAGKIALLKGVAETQEIIDLDLEDIEELDGEDETDGSGCQKV from the coding sequence TTGAGCTCTAAAAAAGACAAATTTCTGGAAAGCGCGCAACGGTTCATCCTGAAGGGACAGATAGACCGCGCCATAAAGGATTATGAGCAGATTGTAGCCCTTGATCCGAAAGAGATACGTCACAGGCAGCGTCTCGCGGAACTCCTCGTGCGTGCCGGTCGCAAGGAAGAGGCGATAGGTGAATATGACGCCATCGGCAAATATTACGCCGATAACGGTTATTTTCTGAAGGCCATTGCGGTATACAAGCAGATCCAGAAACTCGATTCCGGCAACATCAAGGTTACCCTCACCCTTGCTTCCCTAAATGAAAAACAGGGGCTTATCGGCAACGCACTTGCAGAGTACGGCCTGTCTGTCGACTATTATGAGAAAAACGGTCAGTTGTCCGAGGCGCTGAAAGTCATCGAGCAGATGCTTGCCATTGATGCCGACAATCCCGCCACCTGTCAGAAATACGCTGAGATGCTTTATGTCATGGGTGTGCATGAAAAGGCGTACCAGACATTTACCCAATTGTCCCAGTCACTGAAGAAACGGGGTAACGAATACGCGTTTGAACAGGTCAACGCCAGAATAGGTGTGCTATTTCCAGACCGGCAGGAACCTTCTCTGGAGATGCTTGCCGAGCAAGTGAAAAATGGCGATGTTGAAAATGCTATTCCTAAATTGAGCGGACTGATCAAGAAGGATAGTTCTAATCTCCACGCATGGAAACTGTTGGTCGAGGCATATCGGTTAAAGGAAGACAGTGAACGGCTCAAGTTGACATTCAGCCTCATCATTCGCATGTTTCCCGACGAATTGTTTGCCAGGGAAGGCATTATCAACTGCGCCTTCAATGAAGGGGACTTTAACGATGCGGTTGAGCTGTTGAGTCTTCATGTGCCATATTTCGAGGCGCAAGGAGCCCATCCGGCTCTCGAAGCATTGTACCTCAAATTTCTGGAAAGGTCTTCCGATGATGGCAGAATCATAGCGGGCCTTAAAAGCCTCTATGAGAAGATCGGAGATGGAGAAAAGCTCGCAGCACTGGAGAGCAGGCTTAATACCTGGCTGGTAATCCTGCCTGCTGAGGAAGAACCGGTTGACAGTGAAATCCCCTTGACGTTCGACGATGCCGATGTCGCAGAAGAGCAATCGTCTGCGTTTCCCGCAGAACAGTTGGAAGCAGCTGAAACGGTGATAACGGCAGAGTCGTCGGAACCCTCGGAACCTGAATGGGAGGAAGAGATATATCTTGCCATTGATGATGAGGGGGGGGAAGAGGCAGCTGCCCCCTTTGTTCCTGAACCGGAACCTGTACTTCAGGTAGAGAAAATACCCGCGGTAGATGAACTTGATTCAGCCGTTGAGGATGAAGAGGTGGGGGCGGAACTCACCTTTGATACGAATCAGCCGATTGAATTTGATTTTGAAGAGTCTCCGCTCATTCCGCCTGATAACGAGGATGATCTCCTGCAACCGGCTGAAGAAGTGGCTATCTCTGAGGTCCTTGAACCGCAGGAAATGGATTTTCCAGAGCCGGCTTACGTTTCTGGGGAGGCCGAAACGGCTGAAGCATTAAACGATAGTGCGCGGAAAGAAGAAATAACCTCGTTTGCAATGGGAGAGCCCGCTGAAGATATCGGCGAAGAGTCTGCTCTGTTCTCTTTGGATATTTCCGAGGACATGGATGAGTTTCTTGACCAGTTTGACGAACTGTTAACGCTCCCCCTGGAAGCTGAGCCTGTCGTTTCGGCAAAATTCGACAAATATTCCTGGGACGGCATGTTTTCCGAGTTTAAGAAAGGGATAGACGCGCAGGTGGATGTGGGGGATACGGAAACCCATTATGACCTCGGGATTGCATACAAGGAGATGGGGCTCTTCGACGATGCGATTAAGGAATTTCAGAACGCCTCGCTAAATCCGCAGAGAAAGGTAGATTGCTTAACGCTTCAGGCTGTCTGTTATCGTGAAAAGGGTGAATTCGGCATGGCCGAAGAACTCTTGCAGAACGGTGTCGGCCTGGAAGAGCTTGCGGGTGCAGAGTTATTGAGCCTCAAATACGAACTGGCTTTTCTTTATGAAAACTCCGGACGTATGGATGACGCCTTCAGCATATACAGCGAGGTAAACGCGGTCAACCCGGATTTTCACGGAGTTGCAGGCAAAATTGCCTTACTGAAAGGTGTTGCTGAAACCCAAGAGATCATTGATCTGGATCTTGAGGACATTGAAGAACTCGATGGTGAGGATGAGACGGATGGTTCAGGATGCCAAAAGGTTTAA
- a CDS encoding energy transducer TonB has translation MGESIQELQTSVQTQTQGNFFGKMLMMSFLLHVAVSAYFLFSKYQGTAGRSMTYLDLSMTAPVTSDTPKTETDVPAPATEQPNPPPPTDLPTTSEFDKLQNDLQQNLESVGAKQETVQQASLGLGITRGFFRSLAEGETLRDDIRMYYFSMLQNINEKWWIDKNIDRKGIREVVMNIIVARNGEIVAKQLIRGSGNAAYDKEVLKALEAAGPLPPLPESYYGDFFQAPIRLVPPLNLLAS, from the coding sequence ATGGGCGAATCGATACAGGAGTTGCAAACATCTGTCCAGACGCAGACACAAGGCAATTTTTTCGGCAAAATGCTGATGATGTCGTTTCTGTTACACGTTGCTGTATCCGCATATTTTCTCTTCAGCAAGTATCAGGGAACAGCCGGCAGGTCTATGACCTATTTGGACTTGTCCATGACCGCGCCGGTTACCTCCGACACTCCCAAAACAGAAACAGACGTACCTGCACCGGCAACGGAGCAGCCCAACCCTCCCCCTCCGACAGATTTACCCACCACGTCAGAATTTGATAAACTGCAAAACGATTTGCAGCAGAACCTGGAGTCGGTCGGCGCAAAGCAGGAAACGGTCCAGCAAGCATCTCTCGGCCTCGGAATAACCAGGGGATTTTTCCGCAGCCTGGCCGAAGGAGAAACCTTGCGAGATGACATACGCATGTACTATTTCAGCATGCTGCAAAACATCAACGAGAAATGGTGGATTGATAAAAACATAGATCGGAAGGGAATCAGGGAAGTGGTGATGAACATCATCGTGGCAAGAAACGGGGAAATTGTTGCAAAACAGTTGATCCGCGGCTCGGGTAACGCCGCATACGACAAAGAAGTTCTTAAGGCGCTGGAGGCTGCGGGCCCCCTCCCCCCTTTGCCGGAAAGTTATTACGGCGATTTCTTTCAGGCACCGATTCGTCTGGTTCCGCCGTTAAACCTTTTGGCATCCTGA
- a CDS encoding NADP-dependent malic enzyme — protein MTKKMDALEYHSSGRKGKIEVISSKPCLTSRDLSLAYSPGVAEPCLEIEKNPEDAFKYTAKGNLVAVISNGTAVLGLGNIGALAGKPVMEGKGVLFKRFADIDVFDLEVNSENPDEVIKVCQLLEPTFGGINLEDIKAPECFYIEEELKKTMNIPVFHDDQHGTAIISSAALINALELIGKKIGEIRLVINGAGAAAIACANLAISLGVKPEKLIMCDTKGVIYKGRAEGMNKYKERFAVETKLRTLEEAADGADVLFGLSSKGAFTPEMVRKMAANPIIFAMANPDPEITPEEARAVRGDVLVATGRSDYPNQVNNVLGFPFIFRGALDVRATTINEEMKKAAVFALAELAREECPDSVCRAYGNVKFSFGRDYIIPKPFDPRALLRVAPAVAKAAMDSGVARQPIADMDKYIEHLEALQGKAKETLRLLINKAKCDPKRIVFPEGDNEKILRAAHILIEEGIAHPVLIGNHDKITAKMEELGLDFNGSVSIIDPATFEKSEAYAEELFRLRQRKGLTLSEARRLMTRKSRTHFGCMMVRQGDADTLLAGIDTHYPETIRPALEVIGKQPGLSSVHGLYMMVFKKGIFLLADTTVSIEPTAEELAETAILAAEKARLLDIEPTVAMLSFSNFGSVNHPLAKKVKRAVEIVKEKAPGLIVDGEMQSDTAVVSEILQKSFPFAALQEAANVLIFPDLNSGNICYKLLHHLGGAEAIGPILMGMNKPVHVLQRGDDVSDIVNMAAIAVVDAQNS, from the coding sequence ATGACAAAAAAAATGGATGCACTGGAATACCATTCAAGCGGTCGTAAAGGAAAGATAGAAGTAATTTCTTCAAAACCATGTCTTACCTCCAGAGATCTTTCCCTGGCATATTCTCCGGGTGTCGCCGAACCTTGCCTGGAAATTGAAAAAAACCCGGAAGACGCCTTCAAATATACCGCAAAAGGGAATCTGGTTGCCGTAATCTCAAACGGAACTGCCGTCTTGGGTCTGGGCAACATCGGAGCGCTTGCCGGCAAACCGGTTATGGAAGGTAAAGGGGTTCTTTTCAAGCGTTTTGCCGATATTGATGTCTTCGACCTCGAAGTTAATTCTGAAAACCCGGATGAAGTCATTAAAGTCTGCCAGTTGCTTGAGCCCACATTCGGTGGCATCAACCTTGAGGATATAAAGGCTCCGGAATGCTTCTATATCGAGGAAGAACTTAAGAAAACCATGAACATTCCGGTTTTCCATGACGACCAGCATGGTACTGCCATCATCTCCTCCGCTGCCCTCATCAATGCCCTGGAACTGATCGGCAAGAAGATCGGCGAAATCAGGCTGGTGATCAACGGCGCCGGAGCGGCAGCCATCGCCTGCGCCAACCTGGCCATCTCCCTGGGCGTAAAACCGGAAAAACTGATAATGTGCGACACCAAGGGGGTCATCTACAAGGGGCGCGCCGAGGGGATGAACAAGTACAAGGAGCGCTTTGCCGTCGAAACAAAGCTCCGCACCCTGGAAGAAGCCGCAGATGGGGCGGACGTTCTGTTCGGCCTCTCCTCCAAGGGGGCGTTCACCCCGGAGATGGTGCGCAAGATGGCAGCCAACCCGATCATCTTCGCCATGGCCAACCCGGACCCGGAAATAACCCCGGAAGAGGCTCGGGCGGTTAGGGGTGACGTTCTCGTAGCCACCGGCCGCTCCGACTACCCCAACCAGGTGAACAACGTCCTCGGCTTCCCTTTCATCTTCCGCGGCGCCCTCGACGTACGGGCCACCACCATCAACGAGGAGATGAAAAAGGCGGCGGTGTTCGCCCTGGCCGAACTGGCCCGGGAGGAGTGCCCGGACTCGGTCTGCCGTGCCTACGGCAATGTCAAGTTTTCCTTTGGCCGCGACTACATCATCCCCAAGCCGTTCGACCCCCGCGCCCTCTTGCGGGTAGCCCCGGCTGTCGCCAAGGCGGCGATGGACTCAGGGGTTGCCCGCCAGCCGATTGCCGACATGGACAAGTACATCGAGCACCTGGAGGCATTGCAGGGAAAGGCGAAGGAGACCCTGCGGCTACTCATCAACAAGGCCAAATGTGATCCGAAACGGATCGTCTTCCCGGAAGGGGACAACGAGAAAATCCTCAGGGCGGCCCACATCCTCATCGAAGAGGGGATTGCCCACCCGGTCCTCATCGGGAACCATGACAAGATTACGGCGAAGATGGAGGAGCTGGGGCTCGACTTCAACGGCAGCGTGTCGATCATCGACCCGGCCACTTTTGAAAAATCCGAAGCGTACGCGGAGGAGCTCTTCCGCCTGCGGCAGCGCAAGGGACTGACCCTTTCCGAGGCCCGGCGCCTGATGACCCGCAAATCCCGCACCCATTTCGGCTGCATGATGGTGCGTCAGGGGGACGCGGATACCCTGCTTGCCGGTATCGATACCCATTATCCTGAAACCATCCGCCCCGCCCTGGAGGTGATCGGCAAGCAGCCAGGACTCTCCAGCGTCCACGGCCTCTACATGATGGTCTTCAAGAAGGGTATCTTCCTCCTGGCCGACACCACGGTCAGCATCGAACCGACTGCCGAGGAGCTTGCCGAGACCGCCATCCTCGCTGCCGAAAAGGCGCGCCTGCTCGACATCGAGCCAACCGTTGCCATGCTCTCCTTTTCCAACTTCGGGTCGGTCAACCATCCTCTGGCAAAGAAGGTGAAGCGGGCGGTGGAGATCGTCAAGGAAAAGGCTCCGGGCCTCATCGTTGACGGCGAGATGCAGTCGGACACCGCTGTCGTTTCGGAGATCCTGCAGAAGAGCTTCCCCTTTGCGGCCCTTCAGGAAGCGGCCAATGTTCTCATATTCCCTGACCTGAACTCGGGAAACATCTGCTACAAGCTCCTCCACCACCTGGGTGGAGCCGAGGCCATCGGTCCGATCCTGATGGGAATGAACAAGCCGGTGCATGTCCTCCAGCGGGGCGACGACGTAAGCGACATCGTCAATATGGCTGCGATTGCAGTAGTCGACGCACAAAATTCGTAA
- a CDS encoding HIT family protein: MERIWAPWRMEYIENCKPATCIFCVSNDDGRDRERLILHRSTLSLVMLNRYPYTNGHLMIAPFRHTADMSTLSEEEMLDLFKTLNLCRTILQETASPEGFNIGINLGKSAGAGIDDHLHLHIVPRWNGDTNFMSVIADLRVMPENLLTTYDRLRPAFLAARKVTA; encoded by the coding sequence ATGGAAAGAATTTGGGCTCCATGGCGGATGGAATACATCGAAAATTGCAAGCCGGCCACCTGCATTTTTTGTGTCAGCAATGACGATGGCCGGGACAGGGAGCGGTTAATTCTTCATCGCAGCACCCTGTCGCTGGTAATGCTGAACCGTTACCCTTACACGAACGGACATCTCATGATCGCACCATTTCGTCATACCGCCGATATGAGTACTCTTTCAGAAGAAGAAATGCTGGATCTCTTCAAGACTTTGAATCTTTGCCGCACCATCCTGCAGGAAACCGCCTCGCCGGAGGGATTCAATATCGGCATAAATCTTGGAAAATCAGCAGGAGCCGGCATTGACGACCATCTGCATTTGCATATTGTGCCGCGATGGAACGGTGACACGAATTTCATGTCCGTTATCGCTGATCTGCGGGTTATGCCGGAGAATCTGTTGACAACCTATGACCGGCTCCGTCCCGCTTTCCTTGCTGCACGAAAGGTGACGGCATGA
- a CDS encoding ROK family protein, which produces MMSGSAEKICIGIDVGGTNLRFALVDELGKVLFRERRSTEIHQGKEQFLKRFFSVIASLRTWADSSGKEIVAIGAGVPGLISNDGIIYSSVNLLPLEGLNLRELITAAAGLPAIVVNDANASAWGEKCYGAGRSMNSFLMLTLGTGVGSGLVLNDKLWTGCDGVAGEFGHVTVEPDGKPCPCGNHGCLEQYASATALVAEAGEAIQAGGGGALANVPASMLNAEVLADAAHGGDALAKAIFENAGRYLGIASAAAVNLLNLEGIILGGGVAASYDLIVEPMRREILARAFAIPARRVRLVRAELEDDAGILGAAAMALASVKSDLSNE; this is translated from the coding sequence ATGATGTCGGGTTCTGCCGAGAAAATCTGCATCGGCATCGATGTCGGGGGGACAAATCTCAGATTTGCCCTGGTAGACGAACTGGGTAAGGTTTTATTCAGGGAACGTCGATCGACAGAAATTCACCAAGGAAAAGAACAGTTTCTCAAACGGTTTTTCTCGGTTATCGCGTCATTAAGAACCTGGGCTGACTCTTCCGGCAAAGAGATCGTTGCCATAGGTGCAGGTGTGCCGGGACTCATCTCCAATGATGGGATCATTTATTCATCGGTGAATCTTCTGCCGCTGGAGGGACTTAATCTTCGCGAATTAATAACTGCCGCCGCCGGTTTGCCGGCCATTGTAGTCAATGACGCCAATGCTTCGGCATGGGGCGAAAAGTGTTATGGCGCAGGCAGGTCGATGAACTCTTTTCTCATGCTCACCTTGGGCACGGGTGTCGGTAGCGGCCTTGTACTTAATGACAAACTTTGGACCGGTTGCGATGGGGTGGCAGGAGAGTTTGGTCACGTTACAGTTGAACCCGATGGTAAACCTTGCCCATGCGGCAACCACGGCTGCCTTGAACAATACGCCTCTGCAACGGCCCTTGTTGCAGAGGCTGGCGAGGCCATCCAGGCTGGGGGAGGGGGAGCGCTTGCCAATGTTCCAGCTTCTATGCTCAATGCCGAAGTTCTTGCCGATGCTGCCCATGGTGGTGATGCGCTCGCCAAGGCCATCTTCGAGAATGCCGGACGCTATTTGGGAATTGCCTCTGCTGCTGCGGTAAACCTCCTGAATCTGGAGGGCATAATTTTGGGAGGCGGAGTGGCTGCAAGTTACGACCTCATCGTCGAACCTATGCGGCGTGAAATTCTTGCCCGTGCATTTGCCATTCCGGCCCGGAGAGTCCGTCTCGTCAGGGCGGAATTGGAAGACGATGCGGGCATTCTCGGTGCTGCCGCAATGGCGCTGGCCAGCGTTAAGTCTGACTTATCAAATGAATGA
- a CDS encoding 6-phosphofructokinase, whose product MKKRIGILTGGGDCPGLNAVIRGVVTAAIIKYDWEVVGVEDGFDGLLNSEKCRQLSLEDVRGILPRGGTILGTTNRGNPFSYPVEKNGKIEYIDISESVIDRIKAMGIDALVVVGGDGSLKIAMELMSKGVPIVGVPKTIDNDLMETDVTFGYNTALETATDALDKLHSTAESHHRVMIMEVMGRYAGWIALESGIAGGADVILIPEIPFDIKKICHAIDERRKKGSRFSIIVAAEGAFPDGGKRVVKQNADSAHSIERLGGVGEYIAGELSGCLDMDVRVTVLGHLQRGGSPSTFDRCLGSRFGVKALELIAKNEFGRMVCLNGRSIKSVSIEKAVRKLKLVDPDGEMVKCAEELGIMLGR is encoded by the coding sequence ATGAAAAAACGTATCGGCATACTTACCGGTGGTGGCGATTGCCCTGGACTCAACGCGGTTATCAGGGGCGTGGTAACGGCTGCCATCATAAAATATGATTGGGAGGTTGTTGGGGTTGAAGACGGATTCGATGGCCTTTTGAACAGTGAAAAGTGTCGTCAACTTTCACTGGAAGATGTGCGCGGCATTCTTCCCCGCGGAGGGACCATACTCGGTACAACAAACCGGGGAAATCCCTTCTCATATCCTGTCGAAAAAAATGGTAAAATCGAATATATTGATATTTCCGAGAGCGTTATTGACCGTATCAAGGCTATGGGTATCGATGCCCTTGTGGTTGTAGGTGGTGACGGCTCATTGAAGATCGCCATGGAACTGATGAGCAAGGGGGTTCCCATTGTCGGCGTACCGAAAACTATCGATAACGATCTTATGGAAACCGATGTGACCTTCGGCTATAACACAGCCCTGGAAACTGCCACCGATGCCCTCGACAAGCTGCATTCAACCGCGGAAAGTCATCATCGTGTCATGATAATGGAGGTGATGGGGAGATATGCCGGTTGGATAGCCCTGGAATCGGGAATTGCCGGTGGTGCCGATGTCATTCTTATCCCGGAAATCCCATTCGACATTAAAAAAATCTGTCATGCCATTGATGAGAGACGCAAAAAGGGGAGCCGGTTCAGCATTATAGTTGCAGCTGAAGGTGCTTTCCCTGATGGAGGTAAACGGGTCGTAAAGCAGAATGCCGACTCTGCCCATTCCATTGAGCGCCTGGGAGGAGTCGGTGAGTATATCGCCGGGGAACTTTCAGGCTGTCTCGACATGGACGTCAGGGTGACGGTACTGGGTCACCTGCAGCGCGGCGGTTCGCCATCGACTTTCGATCGCTGCCTCGGTAGCCGCTTTGGGGTCAAGGCCCTTGAACTCATTGCTAAAAACGAATTCGGCAGGATGGTCTGCCTGAATGGACGAAGCATCAAATCGGTTTCCATAGAAAAGGCTGTAAGGAAACTCAAACTGGTCGATCCGGACGGTGAGATGGTAAAATGCGCCGAAGAGTTGGGGATAATGCTCGGCAGATAA
- a CDS encoding methyl-accepting chemotaxis protein: protein MGKQLGSIKRSQLYAVLGLILGIGAPVGWTVVRLIFFRDNALPAWSQVLPDVIKTPYNISLYTYMGIGTGLMLTFLGHFIGKASDELHKRAVELDILHREVASQKEIFENRYKVLDNNIKNFHQISSRIQKSINIQEVLSLCAEGLHDILGYERVNLLMADDERKELCFVAATGSDNFDRSNIALPLDSRSGIIYKCFTEKKLYLIDNINKYPSEFHLKPPYDTIHPLRSRSFVLCPIVVKGESVGVFGIDNKLSQRALNDTDSDTIKLFADQAASAITRINLLQAIDTLTLELGKTFSELLQNREIYSRNVFNLKSSVGSLADSTAHIASASESVMASVDDTSASVSEISVATEQVTRNLDFLSETVDKSVSAMEEITRSLKHVENNTVVSHNVSSQVKSHCDKIRTVVTETIASLAEIQKAVELSYEGIKRLSENSTRIDSIVNVINDITKRTNLLALNASIIAAQAGEFGKSFGVVADEIRNLSLQTGLSTGEITSIIEEIMNESRLAADNIAITKELVQKGVKLGHETGAALGMIVESSQHAMEMTEQIKNATEEQTTSVQLVTQSIEDVSTMTSQIFNASKEQSNATRNIAYAIDSIKTMTQEMVNSTGRQVEDGTEIRKSVEAVSCMVVGIFDDLEKRQEDSGAVVQELEVMKANAG, encoded by the coding sequence ATGGGTAAACAACTAGGCTCTATAAAAAGAAGTCAGCTCTATGCTGTTTTGGGCTTGATCCTAGGGATCGGCGCACCGGTAGGCTGGACAGTTGTGCGTCTTATTTTTTTTCGTGATAATGCGCTCCCTGCCTGGTCACAGGTGTTGCCAGATGTGATAAAAACCCCGTATAACATCTCACTCTATACCTATATGGGGATTGGGACGGGGTTGATGCTTACCTTTCTGGGCCATTTTATAGGAAAGGCCAGTGACGAACTGCACAAGAGGGCTGTTGAACTGGATATCCTGCACCGGGAGGTTGCATCACAAAAGGAAATATTCGAAAACCGTTATAAAGTTCTCGACAACAACATCAAAAACTTTCATCAGATCAGCAGCCGGATTCAAAAATCCATTAATATTCAGGAAGTACTTTCCCTCTGTGCCGAGGGACTTCATGACATCCTTGGCTATGAGAGGGTAAACCTCCTGATGGCGGATGACGAGAGGAAGGAATTGTGTTTTGTTGCAGCGACAGGATCCGACAACTTTGACAGATCCAACATTGCCCTACCTCTTGATAGCCGGAGCGGCATCATATATAAATGTTTTACTGAAAAAAAATTATATCTTATTGATAACATCAACAAATACCCATCGGAATTTCATCTGAAACCTCCCTATGATACGATCCATCCCCTTCGCTCCCGCAGTTTTGTTCTTTGCCCGATAGTGGTCAAGGGTGAATCGGTGGGGGTTTTCGGCATAGACAACAAACTGAGCCAGAGGGCGTTAAACGACACCGACTCCGATACCATAAAGCTTTTTGCCGATCAGGCCGCTTCTGCAATAACAAGGATCAATCTCCTGCAGGCAATCGATACCTTGACCTTGGAACTGGGAAAAACCTTTTCCGAGCTCCTGCAGAACAGGGAGATATATTCCCGTAATGTATTCAATCTTAAATCATCTGTAGGCTCACTGGCCGATAGCACTGCACATATCGCCTCAGCCTCCGAAAGCGTCATGGCCTCCGTGGATGATACGAGCGCGTCTGTCAGCGAAATCTCGGTTGCAACCGAACAGGTTACCAGGAATCTTGACTTTCTTTCGGAAACAGTGGACAAGTCGGTATCCGCCATGGAAGAGATTACCAGGTCTTTAAAGCATGTGGAAAACAACACCGTCGTTTCACATAACGTATCCAGCCAGGTTAAATCGCACTGCGATAAGATCAGGACAGTGGTAACGGAGACGATTGCCTCTCTGGCGGAAATCCAGAAGGCGGTAGAACTTTCCTATGAGGGAATCAAGCGTCTAAGCGAAAACAGCACCCGTATCGACAGCATCGTCAATGTCATCAACGACATTACCAAGCGCACCAATCTGCTGGCCTTGAACGCCTCTATCATTGCCGCACAGGCCGGTGAATTCGGAAAGAGTTTCGGCGTAGTCGCTGATGAAATTCGCAACCTTTCCCTTCAGACCGGTCTATCCACCGGAGAGATTACATCGATTATCGAAGAGATAATGAACGAATCGAGGCTTGCTGCAGACAATATAGCCATCACGAAAGAACTGGTGCAGAAAGGCGTCAAGCTTGGTCATGAGACGGGCGCGGCATTAGGCATGATTGTCGAGAGTTCGCAGCATGCCATGGAAATGACCGAACAGATCAAGAATGCCACTGAAGAGCAAACTACAAGCGTCCAGTTGGTGACCCAGTCCATCGAAGATGTGAGCACGATGACCTCACAGATATTCAACGCCTCGAAGGAGCAGTCGAACGCCACCAGAAATATCGCCTATGCCATCGATTCGATAAAGACGATGACTCAGGAGATGGTCAATTCCACAGGGAGACAGGTGGAAGATGGCACTGAAATAAGAAAGTCCGTGGAAGCGGTCAGTTGTATGGTGGTCGGTATTTTCGACGATTTGGAAAAGCGCCAGGAGGATAGCGGTGCGGTTGTTCAGGAACTGGAGGTCATGAAGGCAAACGCCGGCTAA
- the panB gene encoding 3-methyl-2-oxobutanoate hydroxymethyltransferase: MKKTKTILDILKMKSDGEKITVLTCYDYATAGIMDGCGIDMILVGDSAGVVCAGYDNTLPVTMEEMIYHTKAVMRANPKALVVSDMPFLSYQIDLATARLNAGRLIKEAGAAAVKLEGGLNVVATIEAIVAMDVPVMGHIGLTPQSLHRMGGYRVQGRKDEQAEKLLADARAVEAAGAFAVVLEGIPMRLAERITRELTIPTIGIGAGPSCDGQVLVIHDILGLCEKYSPKFVKQYVDLKPIMAEAINSYIAEVKGGAFPTEGHSFH; encoded by the coding sequence TTGAAGAAAACAAAAACCATTCTTGATATTCTGAAAATGAAGTCTGACGGAGAGAAGATAACAGTACTTACCTGTTATGATTATGCGACTGCCGGGATCATGGACGGCTGCGGCATCGACATGATACTGGTCGGTGATTCAGCGGGCGTTGTCTGCGCCGGTTATGACAACACCCTCCCTGTAACCATGGAAGAAATGATCTATCATACCAAAGCGGTTATGAGGGCGAATCCCAAGGCGTTGGTTGTATCGGACATGCCGTTTCTTTCCTATCAGATCGATCTCGCAACGGCCAGACTTAACGCCGGCCGCCTTATAAAAGAGGCTGGCGCCGCGGCCGTCAAATTGGAAGGTGGCCTCAATGTCGTTGCGACCATAGAGGCAATCGTCGCTATGGACGTCCCAGTCATGGGGCACATTGGCCTCACACCCCAATCTCTTCACCGTATGGGCGGCTATCGGGTGCAGGGGCGAAAGGATGAGCAGGCTGAGAAACTGCTTGCCGATGCCCGTGCCGTTGAGGCTGCCGGTGCCTTTGCCGTAGTTCTCGAAGGGATTCCGATGCGGCTGGCCGAGCGTATCACGCGGGAATTGACCATTCCAACCATCGGCATCGGCGCCGGTCCATCCTGCGACGGCCAGGTACTGGTAATACACGATATCCTCGGGTTGTGCGAAAAATATTCACCGAAATTCGTCAAGCAGTACGTTGATCTCAAGCCGATCATGGCGGAGGCGATAAACTCATACATCGCAGAGGTAAAAGGCGGCGCATTCCCTACGGAAGGACATTCTTTTCACTGA